The Peribacillus simplex genome contains a region encoding:
- the efeB gene encoding iron uptake transporter deferrochelatase/peroxidase subunit: MKEHTPKDETGLFTKKVSRRNMLKTAGVGGIGVVIGASGFGGLLTLSEQKAKGQTKDIVPFYGAHQAGITTEAQDNLYFASLEVTTDKRSDLIQLFKDWTEAAAQMTAGNLIGEASLNTNMPPKDTGEAKELSPSNLTITFGVGPTLFSKDGKDRFGLKSKRPAELKDLPKFPLDALEEEWSGGDICIQACADDLQVAFHAVRNLVRIGRGKTIIHWAQTGFQRTKQADSQKTTPRNLFGFKDGTVNPDTNDDNEMNEHVWVKGEDGPDWLVGGSYMVVRRIQMYIEVWDRTILKEQENTFGRHRDSGAPLGMKSEFDTVDLEAKDPNGNRIIPEDSHVSLSRGDGKAKILRRPYSYADGMDPKTGSFNAGLLFICFQRNPSKQFIPIQERLAKNDKLNEYIVHRGSAMFACLPGVKKGGYIGDSLFG; this comes from the coding sequence TTGAAAGAACATACGCCGAAAGATGAAACCGGACTTTTTACAAAAAAGGTGAGTCGTCGAAATATGTTGAAAACGGCAGGGGTCGGTGGAATCGGAGTCGTGATAGGGGCATCCGGGTTTGGCGGGCTGCTGACACTTTCTGAACAAAAGGCGAAGGGGCAAACTAAGGATATTGTTCCTTTTTATGGAGCGCATCAAGCTGGTATCACCACTGAAGCGCAAGATAACCTTTACTTCGCATCATTGGAAGTAACCACGGATAAAAGATCAGACTTAATCCAGTTATTTAAGGATTGGACAGAGGCTGCGGCTCAGATGACAGCGGGGAATTTGATTGGTGAAGCATCACTTAATACGAATATGCCCCCAAAGGATACGGGTGAAGCGAAAGAATTATCACCTTCCAATTTAACGATCACTTTTGGAGTGGGTCCGACCCTGTTTTCGAAGGATGGTAAAGATCGATTTGGTTTGAAATCAAAAAGGCCTGCTGAATTAAAGGACCTGCCCAAATTCCCTTTAGATGCTTTAGAAGAAGAATGGAGCGGTGGGGATATTTGTATTCAAGCATGTGCGGATGATCTTCAAGTGGCTTTCCATGCCGTCCGGAACTTAGTGAGGATCGGCAGAGGAAAAACGATCATTCATTGGGCACAAACAGGTTTTCAACGGACTAAGCAAGCCGATTCACAAAAAACGACACCTCGAAACTTATTCGGGTTTAAGGATGGGACGGTCAATCCGGATACGAATGATGATAATGAAATGAATGAGCATGTTTGGGTGAAGGGTGAGGACGGTCCTGACTGGCTTGTTGGAGGCAGTTATATGGTGGTGCGCCGAATCCAGATGTACATTGAAGTTTGGGACCGGACTATATTGAAAGAACAAGAAAATACATTTGGCCGTCATCGCGACAGTGGAGCTCCACTAGGAATGAAAAGTGAGTTCGATACCGTTGATCTCGAAGCTAAAGACCCAAATGGAAATCGGATCATTCCAGAAGATTCACATGTGAGTCTCTCCAGGGGGGACGGAAAAGCAAAGATATTGCGGCGTCCCTATTCATATGCAGATGGAATGGATCCTAAAACAGGGAGCTTCAATGCAGGCTTGCTATTCATTTGTTTTCAGCGAAACCCAAGTAAACAATTCATACCCATACAAGAGCGACTGGCGAAAAATGATAAGCTCAACGAATATATCGTTCACAGGGGCAGTGCCATGTTCGCTTGTTTACCAGGTGTGAAAAAGGGTGGCTATATCGGGGATTCCCTTTTTGGATAA
- a CDS encoding FTR1 family protein codes for MTVSRWKSGILVLVVSLLFLSTDIKMVSAGENHDQLFVYIGDSLMKVKSGDLEEVSKNIALFEQDWKTIKTDSESARKVDEKLSAVKSAVSDQASTDEIKKRLSALSSTLVIYDTNENPVDKTDYKERLQAILPLIDKLEALITEGDFDQAKVQYTNLLNQWTDAEVIVREKSVATYGEFETKMAFVRIAITQDPPDPEKAQKSLTELKGLIENFLAGKVEEGSQKNTYSLGDVTQLLQGSATDIEKDEIDSAVDKLNEILTIWPNVEGEVSTRDSKLYSDMETKVPTAISLLQSKNVKADEAKGIVSDLNTRLLPLIDDTGYTTWDAALILLREGLEALLIVATLLSFLKKIGQADKQKWIWTGVGAGLVASSILAVIINIVFSQITAASSREYIEGITGIIAVLMMLTIGLWLHGKSNIHAWNRYIGKRMNQAIATGSIISFALISFLSIFREGAETIIFYAGMAPYMDLKQLLSGIFLAFLILVVIGFIMLRYSVKLPMTLFFKVATILIYALAFKILGVSIHSLQVSQVIQTNTISSFPFVETMGLYPTMETLVPQGVLLLLIALATIWVKKSNSLRATE; via the coding sequence ATGACCGTTTCTAGATGGAAGAGTGGGATATTGGTTTTAGTCGTCAGTCTTTTATTTCTTTCGACTGATATAAAGATGGTTTCGGCGGGTGAAAACCATGATCAGCTCTTTGTTTATATTGGCGATAGTTTAATGAAGGTAAAATCAGGCGACCTTGAGGAAGTATCGAAAAATATCGCTCTATTCGAGCAAGATTGGAAAACGATAAAAACGGACAGCGAGAGTGCGAGGAAAGTCGACGAGAAACTATCCGCTGTAAAAAGTGCTGTGAGCGACCAAGCCTCCACAGATGAAATCAAAAAGCGATTATCGGCATTATCAAGTACTCTTGTTATTTATGATACAAACGAAAACCCTGTTGACAAGACTGACTATAAAGAACGGTTACAAGCGATACTTCCATTAATAGATAAGTTGGAGGCTTTGATAACTGAAGGTGACTTTGATCAAGCTAAAGTTCAATATACCAATCTTTTGAATCAATGGACCGATGCAGAGGTCATTGTCAGGGAGAAAAGTGTTGCTACATATGGTGAGTTTGAAACGAAAATGGCCTTTGTGCGGATAGCGATTACCCAAGACCCACCTGATCCGGAAAAAGCCCAAAAAAGTCTAACTGAATTGAAGGGTCTAATCGAGAATTTCCTTGCGGGTAAAGTTGAAGAAGGAAGCCAGAAGAACACCTATTCACTTGGGGATGTAACACAACTTTTACAAGGAAGTGCAACGGATATTGAAAAGGATGAAATCGATTCTGCCGTTGATAAGCTAAATGAAATCTTAACAATTTGGCCTAATGTAGAAGGGGAGGTTTCCACAAGGGACAGCAAGCTTTACAGTGATATGGAAACGAAAGTCCCGACCGCAATCAGCCTATTGCAATCGAAAAATGTAAAGGCGGATGAAGCAAAGGGAATCGTATCCGATTTAAACACAAGGTTACTCCCTTTAATTGATGATACGGGCTATACAACATGGGATGCCGCTCTGATCCTTTTACGGGAAGGGCTGGAAGCACTCTTGATTGTAGCTACATTATTGTCTTTCCTTAAGAAAATCGGGCAAGCGGACAAACAAAAATGGATTTGGACAGGGGTTGGTGCGGGTTTAGTTGCCAGTTCCATATTGGCGGTCATAATCAATATCGTTTTCTCTCAGATCACGGCTGCTTCAAGCCGGGAATATATTGAGGGAATCACTGGGATAATAGCAGTATTGATGATGTTGACAATTGGTCTTTGGCTTCATGGTAAATCGAATATCCATGCCTGGAACCGGTATATCGGCAAGCGAATGAACCAAGCCATTGCGACGGGAAGCATCATCTCTTTCGCTTTAATCAGTTTTCTATCGATATTCCGTGAAGGTGCCGAGACGATTATCTTTTATGCTGGAATGGCTCCTTATATGGATTTAAAGCAGCTGCTGAGCGGGATTTTCCTGGCCTTCCTCATTTTAGTGGTAATTGGTTTCATCATGCTGCGGTACAGTGTGAAATTACCGATGACCCTATTCTTTAAAGTGGCAACGATACTCATATATGCCTTGGCTTTCAAGATTCTTGGAGTCTCCATCCACTCACTTCAGGTTTCTCAAGTGATTCAGACAAATACGATCAGCTCCTTCCCATTTGTAGAAACGATGGGTCTTTATCCAACAATGGAAACGCTGGTGCCGCAAGGTGTATTATTATTGCTGATTGCATTGGCCACCATTTGGGTCAAAAAGAGTAATTCCTTACGTGCAACCGAATAA
- a CDS encoding DUF4395 domain-containing protein, whose amino-acid sequence MASEIRSIPRPLVRTNQWVILLSVATALFTGQIWILVIPLTAGLLGLLFNFNPVMRLAKLFLKKKPSDYIPEDHSQQQFNQAIAVVCLGLGFTSFLLGWNVTGYIFTLMVGMASLIAILGFCIGCFILYHWKQYSYRRSIR is encoded by the coding sequence ATGGCAAGTGAAATCCGTTCCATTCCCCGTCCCTTAGTACGAACGAATCAATGGGTCATTTTGTTAAGCGTAGCCACCGCCTTATTTACGGGACAAATATGGATATTAGTGATTCCTTTAACAGCAGGGCTTTTGGGTCTTCTCTTTAATTTCAATCCAGTGATGCGTCTCGCCAAGCTCTTCCTGAAAAAGAAACCCTCCGATTATATTCCTGAAGATCATTCACAGCAACAATTCAACCAGGCAATAGCAGTCGTTTGCTTAGGACTTGGATTCACTTCTTTCTTGCTCGGTTGGAACGTTACCGGTTATATATTCACCTTGATGGTCGGGATGGCTTCTCTCATAGCCATTCTTGGATTCTGCATCGGCTGCTTCATCCTTTATCACTGGAAGCAATATTCCTATCGCCGATCTATTCGCTAA
- a CDS encoding MerR family transcriptional regulator: MTVRRGYVGNETLKIGELAEMANVTKRTVDYYTNLGLLKAERSASNYRYYSVGELERLRRIEGYKRENLSLEDIKELLKKDNEDTSAIEEKGLQLKNKMDGLNEELQEFITLIEKDGKSEHHLKKQISSESMALIQSLLLLLV, encoded by the coding sequence GTGACGGTTAGGAGGGGTTATGTTGGGAACGAGACTTTAAAAATTGGCGAGTTGGCGGAAATGGCGAACGTTACGAAACGAACCGTAGATTATTATACGAACCTAGGCTTGCTTAAAGCAGAACGTTCCGCCTCTAATTACCGTTATTATTCAGTCGGCGAACTTGAAAGGCTCCGCCGTATCGAAGGATACAAAAGAGAAAACCTTTCATTGGAAGATATTAAAGAACTACTTAAAAAGGATAATGAAGACACATCAGCAATTGAGGAAAAAGGTCTTCAACTCAAGAATAAAATGGATGGCCTGAACGAGGAACTTCAGGAGTTCATCACCTTGATTGAAAAGGATGGAAAAAGTGAGCATCATCTAAAAAAACAGATATCCAGTGAAAGCATGGCCTTGATCCAATCATTACTATTGTTGCTGGTATGA